From one Cyanobacterium stanieri PCC 7202 genomic stretch:
- a CDS encoding cytochrome c oxidase, subunit II (PFAM: Cytochrome C oxidase subunit II, periplasmic domain; Cytochrome C oxidase subunit II, transmembrane domain~COGs: COG1622 Heme/copper-type cytochrome/quinol oxidase subunit 2~InterPro IPR011759:IPR002429:IPR001505:IPR014222~KEGG: syn:slr1136 cytochrome c oxidase subunit II~PFAM: cytochrome C oxidase subunit II transmembrane region; cytochrome c oxidase subunit II~SPTR: Cytochrome c oxidase subunit 2;~TIGRFAM: cytochrome c oxidase, subunit II) produces the protein MNIPGNIITLIAGIALTLISLWYGQNHGLMPVEASQGAQDVDELFNLMMTIGTGLFLIVEGVIVYCMIRFRRKKGDQTDGPGIEGNVPLEIVWTAIPTVIVFILALYSFEVYNNLGGLDPETSRDFPQEEMQMAEGGNQGKMVAYNPHQGHLSLGIGNANADMEVDVNGIQYAWIFTGQDNGIVSGELHVPVNKRVKLNMKAGDVIHAFWVPQLRLKQDVLPGRDSNLTFIANREGKYPIICAELCGPYHGGMKTFLYVHSEEEYEQWVQDNTFANAQEKADTMASLSAPMTDESRLQMHSHHLGIDEDVLKQLQ, from the coding sequence GTGAATATTCCCGGTAATATTATCACGCTGATCGCAGGAATCGCTCTAACCCTGATCAGTTTGTGGTATGGACAAAACCACGGCTTAATGCCTGTGGAAGCATCTCAAGGAGCGCAAGACGTTGACGAATTATTTAACCTAATGATGACCATTGGAACGGGATTATTCCTCATTGTGGAAGGGGTAATCGTCTACTGCATGATCAGATTTAGGCGCAAAAAAGGTGATCAAACCGATGGGCCAGGCATTGAGGGTAATGTTCCCCTCGAGATTGTTTGGACTGCCATTCCTACGGTAATTGTGTTTATCTTGGCATTATACAGTTTTGAAGTATATAACAATCTGGGGGGTTTAGATCCCGAAACTTCGAGGGATTTTCCCCAAGAGGAAATGCAGATGGCAGAAGGTGGCAATCAGGGCAAAATGGTTGCTTATAATCCTCACCAAGGACATTTATCTTTAGGTATTGGTAATGCCAATGCTGATATGGAGGTGGATGTGAATGGTATTCAGTATGCGTGGATTTTCACTGGACAGGATAATGGTATTGTTTCTGGTGAGCTTCATGTGCCTGTAAATAAAAGGGTTAAGTTAAATATGAAGGCAGGGGATGTTATCCATGCTTTTTGGGTACCTCAGCTTAGGTTAAAACAGGATGTTTTACCGGGTAGGGATTCCAATTTGACTTTTATTGCCAATCGGGAGGGTAAATATCCGATTATCTGTGCGGAGTTGTGTGGCCCTTATCATGGTGGTATGAAAACTTTTCTCTATGTCCACAGTGAGGAGGAGTATGAGCAATGGGTACAGGATAATACTTTTGCTAATGCCCAAGAAAAGGCTGATACCATGGCAAGTTTATCGGCACCGATGACGGATGAAAGTCGTTTACAAATGCACTCCCATCATTTAGGTATTGATGAGGATGTTTTGAAACAATTACAGTAG